A stretch of the uncultured Trichococcus sp. genome encodes the following:
- a CDS encoding metal-sulfur cluster assembly factor, with protein sequence MEKGITYTGLAGQHKEELEEKLMNVMDTEIGLDIVNLGLVYGIDLDDEGVCTVRLTFTGAGCSCSEHILKGVHEQLDPLGFITEVKIKIVWSPAWVLDRITRYGRISLGINPGR encoded by the coding sequence GTGGAAAAAGGCATCACATACACTGGTCTGGCGGGCCAGCACAAGGAAGAACTGGAAGAAAAACTGATGAACGTCATGGATACGGAAATCGGCCTCGATATCGTCAATCTCGGATTGGTTTATGGCATTGACCTGGATGATGAAGGGGTCTGTACTGTCCGATTAACGTTTACGGGCGCCGGCTGTTCTTGCTCGGAGCATATTCTGAAAGGGGTCCATGAGCAGCTGGATCCGCTAGGTTTCATCACAGAGGTCAAAATCAAGATCGTGTGGAGTCCGGCCTGGGTGTTGGACCGCATCACCCGCTATGGCCGCATTTCGCTTGGAATCAATCCAGGCAGATAA
- the ilvD gene encoding dihydroxy-acid dehydratase → MDNDKNKKDLRINSFVYDGVVKSPNRAMLRATGMHDEDFKKPMVGVISTWAENTPCNIHLNDLAAIAKNGIKKQHGWPVQFTTVTVSDGIAMGTPGMNYSLPSRDLIADSIEVAVGGQNLDAFISIGGCDKNMPGSVIAMANANIPSIFVYGGTIAPGKDDDGNDIDLVSVFEAIGKWNNGEMTEEEVRAIECNACPGPGACGGMYTANTMASAIETMGLSLPGSSSNPAATGDKLKDVFEAGEAIIGLIEKNIRPRDIITRKSLENAVVITMALGGSTNAILHLLAIAHAAEVDFAIEDFNEIQKRVPHLADLKPSGKYVFQDLYNVGGVPAVQKYLLDNGLLHGDCLTVTGKTLAENLENMAPLAEGQDVIMTLEKPKRKDGPLIVLKGNLAPDGAVVKVSGLKQRRHEGPAKVFNTEEAAIEATLNGEIVDGDVVVVRFVGPKGGPGMPEMLSLSSIISGKGIKVCLITDGRFSGGSHGFVVGHIAPEAQDGGPIALLATNDTVIIDQDTRELTMQVSDEELAKRRETLVLPPLKSRGVLGKYAHIVSSASKGAVTDFFNRNPFEEK, encoded by the coding sequence ATGGATAACGATAAGAACAAAAAAGATTTACGCATCAACAGCTTCGTCTATGATGGGGTTGTGAAATCACCGAACCGTGCGATGCTGCGCGCGACAGGCATGCATGACGAAGACTTCAAAAAGCCTATGGTCGGGGTAATCAGCACTTGGGCTGAGAACACGCCTTGCAATATCCACTTGAATGATCTGGCTGCAATCGCAAAAAACGGCATCAAGAAGCAGCACGGATGGCCAGTCCAGTTTACGACAGTGACCGTTTCGGATGGCATCGCCATGGGTACGCCGGGGATGAACTATTCATTGCCTTCGCGCGATCTGATTGCCGATTCGATCGAGGTTGCGGTAGGTGGCCAAAATCTGGACGCCTTCATCAGCATCGGCGGCTGCGATAAGAATATGCCGGGCTCTGTCATCGCGATGGCCAATGCGAACATCCCATCCATTTTTGTTTATGGGGGTACGATTGCTCCGGGCAAAGATGATGATGGCAACGACATCGATCTTGTATCCGTTTTTGAAGCCATCGGAAAGTGGAACAACGGCGAAATGACGGAAGAAGAAGTTCGGGCGATCGAATGCAATGCCTGTCCCGGACCAGGGGCTTGCGGCGGGATGTATACGGCCAACACGATGGCATCGGCTATCGAAACGATGGGGCTGAGCTTGCCGGGATCATCGTCGAACCCTGCGGCAACCGGTGATAAATTGAAGGATGTTTTCGAGGCCGGCGAAGCCATCATCGGCCTGATCGAAAAAAATATCCGTCCGCGCGACATCATCACCCGCAAATCTCTGGAGAATGCCGTGGTGATCACGATGGCCTTGGGCGGATCGACGAACGCCATCCTGCATCTGTTGGCGATTGCCCATGCCGCCGAGGTGGACTTTGCGATCGAAGACTTCAATGAAATCCAAAAACGGGTACCGCATTTGGCCGATCTGAAACCTTCGGGAAAATATGTTTTCCAAGACCTGTATAACGTAGGCGGAGTGCCTGCCGTTCAGAAATACTTGCTTGACAACGGTTTGCTGCACGGCGACTGCTTGACCGTAACCGGCAAGACGCTGGCGGAAAACCTGGAAAACATGGCACCTTTGGCGGAAGGCCAAGACGTGATCATGACGCTTGAGAAGCCGAAACGTAAAGATGGCCCATTGATTGTCCTGAAAGGCAATCTTGCTCCTGATGGCGCTGTCGTAAAAGTTTCCGGGCTGAAGCAACGACGCCATGAAGGACCGGCGAAGGTTTTCAATACCGAAGAAGCGGCGATCGAAGCGACCCTGAACGGGGAAATCGTGGACGGCGACGTCGTGGTTGTGCGCTTTGTCGGGCCGAAAGGTGGACCAGGTATGCCGGAAATGCTGTCCTTATCGAGCATCATTTCCGGAAAAGGCATCAAAGTGTGTCTGATCACAGATGGCCGTTTTTCCGGCGGTTCCCATGGGTTCGTGGTCGGGCATATCGCACCGGAGGCACAAGACGGCGGACCGATCGCCTTATTGGCAACGAATGATACGGTCATCATTGATCAGGATACACGCGAGCTGACGATGCAAGTATCCGATGAAGAGTTGGCTAAGCGACGCGAAACACTGGTGTTGCCGCCTTTGAAGTCGCGCGGTGTTCTGGGCAAATACGCGCACATCGTATCGTCCGCATCGAAAGGTGCCGTAACCGACTTCTTCAACCGTAACCCATTCGAGGAAAAATAA